A region from the Phycisphaerales bacterium genome encodes:
- a CDS encoding NUDIX domain-containing protein, which produces MPDSLVTGARPDMPYRIACLCDLRDERGRVLLLKRSRTPNQGLCSPIGGKLDVAHGESPAQCARREILEEAGIDVPLERLHLIGLVAEREFEGRGHWLMFVYRVLGPVWVEPQEMREGTLAWHEPSDLEHLPVPESDRKIIWPLMKAAEPKTKDGKPGFFAVHIDCSGGTMKWNVEQQTPGA; this is translated from the coding sequence ATGCCAGACTCTCTCGTGACGGGCGCCCGCCCCGACATGCCGTATCGCATCGCGTGCCTGTGCGATCTCCGCGATGAACGGGGGCGGGTCTTGCTGCTCAAGCGCAGCCGGACGCCGAACCAGGGGCTGTGCTCGCCGATCGGCGGGAAACTCGATGTGGCCCACGGCGAGTCGCCCGCCCAGTGCGCCCGCCGCGAGATATTGGAAGAGGCCGGGATCGACGTCCCCCTCGAGCGTCTGCACCTGATCGGCCTGGTCGCCGAGCGCGAGTTCGAGGGGCGTGGCCACTGGCTGATGTTCGTCTACCGCGTGCTCGGGCCCGTGTGGGTCGAGCCCCAAGAGATGCGCGAGGGAACGCTGGCGTGGCACGAGCCTTCGGATTTGGAGCACCTGCCGGTGCCCGAGAGCGACCGCAAGATCATCTGGCCGCTGATGAAGGCCGCCGAGCCGAAGACGAAGGATGGCAAGCCCGGCTTCTTCGCGGTGCACATCGATTGCAGTGGGGGCACGATGAAGTGGAACGTTGAGCAGCAGACGCCGGGAGCGTGA
- a CDS encoding UDP-N-acetylmuramate--L-alanine ligase has protein sequence MSTPAPRPPRPARPAHPASTIETKPTATPRPHTRGSDRHFEPRGRNAYLLGIGGCGMSGLARMLKACGAIVQGSDSTPSETTDALLAVGFAVTFDQSRQWLPGDSDLVIHSAAIKPDHPQLLEALRLGLETMTYAEALGRCMAAQTAICVAGTHGKSTTTAMLGIALTDAGLDPTVIVGATSCQLARGALAEPREGHDGNEMGTPTGFRLGATAIPRGLLARKPGLLLAESCEFNRSFHNHRPTLASISSVEADHLDIYGTLDAVVEAFHQFARLIPAAEEGGRLLIAHEGAHRREVTAGLSCQVSTIGFSPAADYVVRVDTDRRTATITHDHRELATWTLALPGVHNAMNAATALVLATWAGAEPGVVARSLSRFKGIDRRTQFLGERPLHAGGERGQGVVRVYDDYGHHPTEIDCTLRALREFEHPEQRGGRLICVFQPHQHSRTRHLLDEFAQSFSQADIVIVPQIYFVRDSEEEKARITSNDLVDRLRARGVRAMHLHPFEAILEQLDNLCRDGDLLVVMGAGPVYKIAHAYMKAGKPTSARVATTPTA, from the coding sequence ATGTCCACGCCCGCCCCCCGTCCCCCCCGTCCCGCCCGTCCCGCCCACCCCGCCTCCACCATCGAGACGAAACCCACGGCCACCCCTCGCCCCCACACGCGAGGAAGCGACCGCCACTTCGAGCCACGCGGCAGAAACGCCTATCTCCTCGGCATCGGCGGCTGCGGGATGTCGGGACTCGCCCGCATGCTCAAGGCCTGCGGGGCGATCGTCCAAGGCTCCGACTCCACGCCCAGCGAGACGACCGACGCCCTCCTCGCCGTCGGCTTCGCCGTGACCTTCGATCAATCCCGCCAGTGGCTCCCGGGCGACTCGGATCTCGTCATCCACTCCGCCGCCATCAAGCCCGACCATCCGCAACTCCTCGAGGCCCTGCGTCTGGGCCTCGAGACCATGACCTATGCCGAGGCCCTCGGGCGCTGCATGGCCGCCCAGACCGCGATCTGCGTCGCAGGGACGCACGGCAAGTCCACGACCACCGCGATGCTCGGGATCGCCCTCACCGACGCCGGCCTGGACCCCACCGTCATCGTCGGCGCGACCTCGTGCCAACTCGCCCGCGGCGCCCTCGCGGAACCACGCGAGGGTCACGACGGGAATGAGATGGGCACGCCCACCGGCTTCCGACTCGGCGCTACCGCGATTCCCCGCGGCCTCCTCGCCCGCAAGCCGGGCCTTCTCCTCGCCGAGTCGTGCGAGTTCAACCGCTCCTTCCACAACCACCGCCCCACGCTCGCCTCCATCAGTTCCGTCGAGGCCGACCATCTCGATATCTATGGCACACTCGACGCCGTCGTCGAGGCCTTCCACCAGTTCGCCCGCCTCATCCCTGCCGCCGAAGAGGGCGGACGACTCCTGATCGCCCACGAGGGCGCCCACCGCCGCGAGGTGACGGCCGGGCTCTCGTGCCAGGTCTCGACGATCGGCTTCTCGCCCGCCGCAGACTATGTCGTCCGCGTCGACACCGATCGCCGCACCGCGACGATAACCCACGATCATCGCGAACTCGCAACGTGGACGCTCGCGCTCCCCGGCGTGCACAACGCCATGAACGCCGCCACCGCTCTGGTCCTGGCGACCTGGGCCGGGGCCGAGCCGGGCGTCGTTGCGAGATCCCTCTCACGCTTCAAGGGCATCGACCGGCGCACGCAGTTCCTCGGCGAGCGCCCGCTCCACGCCGGGGGGGAGAGGGGGCAGGGCGTTGTCCGCGTCTATGACGACTATGGGCACCACCCCACCGAGATCGACTGCACGCTCCGCGCCCTCCGCGAGTTCGAACACCCCGAGCAGCGTGGCGGCAGGCTCATCTGTGTCTTCCAGCCCCATCAGCACAGCCGGACGAGGCACCTCCTCGACGAGTTCGCCCAGTCGTTCTCGCAGGCCGACATCGTGATCGTGCCGCAGATCTACTTTGTCCGCGACTCCGAGGAGGAGAAGGCGAGGATCACCTCGAACGATCTCGTCGATCGCCTCCGCGCCCGTGGCGTGAGAGCCATGCACCTCCATCCCTTCGAGGCGATCCTTGAGCAACTCGACAATCTCTGCCGAGATGGCGACCTCCTCGTCGTCATGGGCGCGGGCCCGGTCTACAAGATCGCCCACGCCTACATGAAGGCCGGGAAGCCCACCAGTGCCCGCGTTGCGACAACACCCACGGCCTAG